The nucleotide window CATTCTTGCCTATGATGAGACACACCGCTACGCACATGGCTAGCATACTTCTGAACTTTCTGAAGGAAAATGGCTTGGATGTTACTAACTGCAGAGGCCAGTCGTATGACAATGCGTCAAACATGTCAGGACGGTACAACGGTGTCCAGGCAATTGTGAAGCGAGAATGTAAATATGCTGCTTTTATTCCATGCTGCAACCACAGTTTAAACCTGGTAGGAGACCAGGCTGTTAATAGCTGCGCTGGCTGTACcaggttttttcattttgtcaatGGACTATACGTTTTCCTGTCTGAATCGACATATCGCTGGCAGAAACTGAAGAATCGCTGCACATTAACgctcaaaggtttgtctggaaCCCGATGGTGTGAACGTGCAGATGCTGTCAAAGCGCTAGTAGAAGGGTGGAAGAGCATTCAAGAAGTCCTGGATGAGCTTGCGGCAGATAAGGAGCAGAAGGCCGATACGAGAAACCAGGCCGACGGATTTTCGCGCAGGATGGACGAACTTGAGACAGCAGTTATGGCGACTGCCTGGAACGATATCCTATGCCGTCTCAACAGTACGAGCATTAGCCTCCAAGACCCTACAGTCAGTCTGAATACGGCAACTAGTTTATTGGCATCACTGGTCGACACGATTCAATTTGCACGGGACAGATTTGACGTGTATGAGCAGATGGCGATCGAAAAGGTTCCTCACGGCGAATACAAGGCTGAAGAACGTCGAGGCCGTAAGCGAAAGCGAATGCCTGATGAAGGAGCTGCAAACGAAGAAAACCTCACCCCTAGGGAAACATTCAAAACCCATATATATCTGGTCATGATCGACAGACTGTTAGCTGAACTGGAAAAGCGAATGAAGGCGTATGAGGATATATCTACAACATTCGGATTTCTTTCGGAGCTAACGTCATTGAGCATAAAGCAGATCGAGAATAAAGCTCAAAATCTCGTTTCCTCGTATCCAGATGACTTGGAAGACACGCTGGTGGCTGAGCTCATACAGTTTGCTGCATTTATGCGCACCCAGAAATCGGTGAGTGTGAACGAGTCAGCAGAGCTTACCATGTACAAGGTTTTGTCGTCGTTGAACCTTTCTCAAACATTTCCAAACGTCGAGATTGCTTTGCGCATCTATCTGTGCTTGATGGTGTCTAATGCCTCCGGCGAGCGGAGCTTCTCAAAACTGGGAATAGTCAAAGGAGAGCTGCGGTCCTCGATGAGGGAGGAAAGGCTAAACATGCTGGCGCTTATGAGCATTGAACATGAGGTGCTGAGCAGCCTTGACTGCACTGACATGATCGAAGATTTCGCGCTTGCTAAGACTCGAAAAACAGTAGTATAAGTAAGCAGCACTAGCGCAGCATTGACAATATGCCAACGTTAAGTTGATCTGGATTAGCCTTTTCTTCATTAACTCCGCTTTTCAGGCAATATTGGTATTGAATTGTGTTGGTGTTACATAGCCTGATGTTACTCTCGagtttttacgataacacgtCGTTATTATTGTTcatgttcattaaaatttggCTGACTGCGTCGAAAGCAATAAAGGCTCTTTGGTCGGTCTGATTACGCGTGTACGGTGGAGTCAGAGTGTCGAATGCATATGTACCAATGCCTAGAAAAAATAGGCCTGTTTTTGCGCTGCAGCATCAGGCCCAGTTTCGTCTTAATCCGGCCCTGATTACGCTGATTGTAACTGTTAGTGCTACTTCACTATATCAGAAACCGATTGAGCGTTATTCAACCATCCTGCATTGTACCGTCTACTTCCTACAGTGTTTTCTGAATTTACCGATTGTTTTTACGTTACATACGTTGACGTCCTTGGTTAGTCTACAAGTAATTTTGGATTGTAACCTTAAAATGCaacataggcctacatgtTAATTACAATTTAATACAGGATGTCactttttgtataaaactGTACATAAAGTGTATAATTAGAAGTGGTTTCTACGTGGTTTAGAATATTTTGGGGTTGGTGTCAAGCTTAATCAATAGCAGGTTAAATGAGCACATGTTAAATTTTTCTCGTGACGTCAACAATTGTAGCCTAATGTTTTTGGTGGTGGCTGCACCGTGTTAACCTAGTAAAATCAGTAGActatatagcaggggtggccagacctgcttcatgctcgagccgcatataacataatccagttttaaaagagccacaacacagacacaataaaaaacacaaatttattcactcacaaagaagtgtagctattgattaacattagtgctgggtggtgatactatgagtctccaactgggcttcaccaactctttttgcaattattattataaccgtaaccaagacttaaaactaggtcagccctgacgtacagcttcaatctgacagtttacttaactacagtgtacaagttagtacacttctgtacaataatgtactttttggagtgtgatttgattattactaacaatcaGTCCATTGTTaatacgtgtgatagaacgcattgtttcataatctgatcaaacaacttgTCTTGACCGGGAAAATTGCATGTCAAATTCAACAAtactaattcattaaagagccgcaatgaaaggctcaaagagccgcatgcggctcgagagccgcagtttggcctcCCCTGCTATAtagtaatacaaaaaagcaaaacgtAGGATGACACTCTagaattaacttttattttcaatacCTCCATACAAGCTTTCGCAAGCCTGGGCTTGCCTCATCAGATGCATTAAGAGACGCTGTTTTTGGGTATCACTCTGCAATTGGCGACGTTATTTGGTTGCTATTTCTTACAGCACTCTGCTATTAGTGACGTCACGTAGTTGCTGATTAGTGATTTGAGAGgcgtattgtattgtattgtttatagGTATATTTAGGGTATAACATgtataacatttaatttaggttaacaagaaaccatgaaaaatagctGGTAATAGCGGTGTAATAGTGGcagctaaaataaaatactaacCAATATAGcgtgaaaaaataataattaacagtCCCAGTAGCAAACAATCAGTGAGAAAGAGCAGCAAAACGCAAAGGCTTAATAATAGTTAGCACAACCATTAAACACAACGTACaataaataagtttaaaaaagacaACGGCAAAACAATGCTTACAAACACAAATATAtgtaataagttatataaagTTGAATACTTAAGCAGTGTGGAAACCAGACTACAAATAATTAGCTCATAAAACAGTTTTGTAAAGACACACTTAGTACGGTAATCAGAAGAACGACTTTTATTGTGGTGCAACAACCTGCTGTTTTCAAATAGTAttctgttgttgtttgttgttcagTAATTGACAAGCTAATGTACAGGCATTCGGCGTTTAAAAACAATTGgtgtataggcctacacatTTCAAAATAGTAAACTATAAATTGGCAGCTATTGT belongs to Clavelina lepadiformis chromosome 6, kaClaLepa1.1, whole genome shotgun sequence and includes:
- the LOC143462235 gene encoding zinc finger MYM-type protein 1-like; the encoded protein is MASQLSGWDKAKKKRKEAAEQEKLLAKIPKLSSYFGMRAASSQLPASDAIANSSAPEDQAKQDEPDEEREDKERESSAERAEVKGDAITGEALAQTLEDITNDLGQWGKINADTREYWAKKGSKHCQHTESMFEESARQYLGESFQRRCTKTFFVRTHPLNGEKSYRQWLCYSPSTGKVFCFACKLFGGNAVQATKFVSGGFDNWRTGESRIKMHESSDGHRKAMLSFASRQREAGRVDYLAAKQVEEERCYWRQIVKRLIDVLIFLAKRGLAIRGADEIIGSPHNGNYLGIIELLAEYDTLLASHIRKYANCGKGHISYLSSTICEELVQLMGQKVQDTILKEAKKAKYFSVSIDSTPDVSHLDQLTIVIRYVLPLGPVERFLTFLPMMRHTATHMASILLNFLKENGLDVTNCRGQSYDNASNMSGRYNGVQAIVKRECKYAAFIPCCNHSLNLVGDQAVNSCAGCTRFFHFVNGLYVFLSESTYRWQKLKNRCTLTLKGLSGTRWCERADAVKALVEGWKSIQEVLDELAADKEQKADTRNQADGFSRRMDELETAVMATAWNDILCRLNSTSISLQDPTVSLNTATSLLASLVDTIQFARDRFDVYEQMAIEKVPHGEYKAEERRGRKRKRMPDEGAANEENLTPRETFKTHIYLVMIDRLLAELEKRMKAYEDISTTFGFLSELTSLSIKQIENKAQNLVSSYPDDLEDTLVAELIQFAAFMRTQKSVSVNESAELTMYKVLSSLNLSQTFPNVEIALRIYLCLMVSNASGERSFSKLGIVKGELRSSMREERLNMLALMSIEHEVLSSLDCTDMIEDFALAKTRKTVV